In Lewinellaceae bacterium, a single window of DNA contains:
- the galE gene encoding UDP-glucose 4-epimerase GalE has product MMKVLVTGGCGFIGSHAIVDLIDNGFDVVSVDNLSNSSETVLDGIEAITGRRIKNYNIDLCWEDATHQVFEEHPDIKGIIHFAALKLVGESVQQPVRYFRNNLNSLLNLLDCMDRYKIAHLIFSSSCSVYGNTAELPVTESTPLQEAESPYARTKQMGEQIIRDFARVHPKQNSILLRYFNPAGAHESALIGEAPTNPATNLVPVITETAIGKRQEMTVFGDDYNTRDGSCVRDYIHVMDLANAHTKALQYLLEEKNTDNLEVFNLGIGEGVTVLEAINAFMMVTAQPLPYRLGERRPGDVVAIYANNDRAARLLGWEPQRDIRDIMRTAWEWEKRRSKKV; this is encoded by the coding sequence ATGATGAAAGTACTGGTAACAGGAGGCTGTGGCTTTATCGGCAGCCACGCGATCGTCGACTTAATCGACAACGGGTTTGACGTCGTTTCGGTAGATAACCTGAGCAATTCCAGCGAAACAGTACTCGACGGAATCGAAGCGATTACGGGCAGGAGGATAAAGAACTACAACATCGACCTCTGCTGGGAAGATGCCACCCACCAGGTTTTCGAAGAACATCCGGACATAAAAGGCATCATTCATTTTGCCGCGCTCAAACTGGTGGGCGAGTCGGTGCAACAGCCGGTCCGTTATTTCCGCAACAACCTCAACAGCCTGTTGAACCTGCTGGATTGCATGGATCGGTACAAGATAGCCCATCTCATCTTTTCCTCTTCTTGTTCTGTTTATGGCAATACTGCCGAGCTGCCCGTTACGGAAAGCACTCCGTTGCAGGAAGCCGAATCGCCCTATGCCCGCACCAAGCAGATGGGCGAACAGATCATTCGGGACTTTGCCAGGGTGCACCCCAAACAAAACAGCATCCTGCTGCGCTATTTCAACCCCGCCGGCGCCCACGAAAGCGCCCTGATCGGGGAAGCGCCCACCAACCCGGCCACTAACCTGGTACCAGTCATCACAGAGACAGCGATCGGCAAACGGCAGGAAATGACTGTCTTTGGCGATGACTACAACACGCGCGACGGCAGTTGCGTCCGCGATTACATTCACGTCATGGACCTCGCCAACGCTCATACCAAAGCCTTGCAATACCTGCTGGAAGAGAAAAATACGGACAACCTGGAAGTATTCAACCTCGGCATCGGAGAAGGGGTGACGGTACTGGAAGCCATCAATGCCTTTATGATGGTGACCGCCCAGCCGCTGCCGTACCGCCTGGGCGAACGGCGCCCCGGCGATGTGGTCGCCATCTACGCCAACAACGACCGAGCTGCTCGCCTGCTGGGCTGGGAACCTCAGCGGGATATCAGGGATATCATGCGCACGGCTTGGGAGTGGGAAAAGCGGAGAAGCAAAAAAGTTTAA
- the cysQ gene encoding 3'(2'),5'-bisphosphate nucleotidase CysQ, with protein MDRKELAKEVVNIARQAGAAIMSIYGREDFGVELKKDESPLTLADKAANDVICAALGKLPAQYPIVSEENKAIPYEERRSFEYNWLVDPLDGTKEFIKRNGEFTVNIALIHRGVPVLGVVHVPCFNESYWAVKGEGAYWERNGEIQAIQGASFRLSDPGLNVVCSRSHLNEETQAFIDQLQSPELVAKGSSLKFLILARGEAHVYPRLGPTMEWDTAAAQAILEEAGGKVIDEETKAPLRYNKENLRNPYFIAYGRVQ; from the coding sequence ATGGACAGAAAAGAACTGGCAAAAGAAGTCGTAAATATTGCCCGGCAGGCCGGCGCAGCCATTATGAGCATCTATGGCAGAGAAGACTTTGGCGTTGAACTGAAAAAAGACGAATCGCCACTCACTTTAGCCGACAAGGCCGCCAATGACGTTATCTGTGCCGCGCTCGGAAAACTGCCGGCGCAGTATCCAATCGTTTCTGAAGAGAATAAAGCCATCCCTTACGAAGAACGCAGGAGCTTTGAGTACAACTGGCTGGTCGATCCGCTGGACGGCACCAAGGAATTCATCAAGCGCAACGGAGAGTTCACGGTAAATATCGCGCTCATTCACCGGGGTGTGCCGGTGCTGGGAGTGGTGCATGTGCCTTGCTTCAACGAATCTTACTGGGCAGTAAAAGGCGAAGGGGCTTACTGGGAGCGCAATGGAGAAATACAGGCCATTCAGGGCGCTTCCTTTCGCCTATCCGACCCGGGGTTGAACGTCGTCTGCTCCCGTTCCCACCTCAACGAGGAGACCCAGGCCTTTATCGATCAATTGCAATCGCCGGAACTGGTAGCCAAAGGCAGTTCCCTGAAGTTTCTGATCCTGGCCCGGGGCGAAGCTCATGTTTACCCTCGCCTGGGGCCCACCATGGAGTGGGATACGGCTGCCGCCCAGGCCATCCTGGAAGAAGCCGGCGGCAAGGTAATCGATGAGGAAACGAAAGCGCCCCTGCGGTACAATAAGGAAAACCTGCGCAATCCTTATTTCATCGCGTATGGGAGGGTACAGTAA
- a CDS encoding glycosyltransferase family 2 protein → MHSLSVIITTFNEEHNIQGVLESVAWADEVIVVDSFSEDRTVEIARQYTRRVMQRQYTGPANQKNWAIPQASHEWILLLDADERVPEKLKLEIQKYLNQESIPYDAFWIGRRNFFMGKEVHYSGWQGDAVVRFFRRDLCRYNDKQVHEEVITEGLRVGYLDNKLLHYTYHNMDHFLAKMRRYARWSAQDYSNKTKRVTAFHLFFKPLFRFFKHYLLQLGFLDGKVGLVVSVVMAWGVFLRYANLMERKRMNV, encoded by the coding sequence ATGCATTCTCTCAGCGTCATCATCACTACGTTCAACGAAGAGCACAACATCCAGGGCGTGCTGGAGTCTGTCGCCTGGGCCGATGAGGTTATCGTGGTGGATTCCTTCAGTGAGGACCGCACCGTGGAGATTGCCCGCCAATATACCCGCCGGGTCATGCAGCGGCAGTACACCGGGCCGGCGAACCAGAAAAACTGGGCCATTCCGCAGGCCAGCCACGAATGGATACTGCTATTGGACGCCGATGAGCGGGTGCCGGAAAAGCTGAAGCTGGAAATCCAGAAATACCTCAACCAGGAAAGCATTCCCTACGACGCCTTCTGGATCGGCCGCCGCAATTTCTTCATGGGCAAAGAGGTACACTACAGCGGCTGGCAGGGCGATGCGGTGGTCCGCTTCTTCCGGCGCGACCTCTGCCGATATAATGACAAGCAGGTGCATGAAGAGGTCATCACCGAGGGCCTCAGGGTAGGATACCTGGACAATAAACTCCTGCATTATACCTACCACAATATGGATCACTTCCTGGCCAAGATGCGCCGCTACGCCCGCTGGTCCGCTCAGGATTACAGCAATAAAACGAAACGGGTGACGGCCTTCCACCTGTTTTTCAAACCTTTGTTCCGCTTTTTCAAACACTACTTGCTTCAGCTAGGCTTTCTGGACGGCAAGGTGGGCCTGGTGGTGAGCGTGGTCATGGCGTGGGGGGTGTTTTTGCGGTATGCCAATTTGATGGAGAGGAAACGGATGAATGTGTAA
- a CDS encoding DASS family sodium-coupled anion symporter: MPQIKQLSVRHFGLILGPALFVLALLFFRPEGLSPQGRAVLASTLWVAVWWITEAIPIPVTALLPIVLFPLAGGLSLSSTTEAFGHRMIFLYLGGFIIAIAIEKWNLHKRIALSIIYRIGSNMSYIILGFMIASAFLSMWISNTATAVMMLPIGMAIISQLKEDPATSQETTDYFSKALMLSIAYSASIGGIATLIGTPPNLVLAAVVQELYGVEITFSQWIAFGLPISTVLLAICWWYLVRVAYPMKEVAYPGGKAEIRSQLKALGAVSYEEKMVLAVFLLTALAWISRSFLLQKFMPALDDTIIAVAGAIALFLIPSRALKGQQLIDWESAVALPWGIILLFGGGLALAAGFQESGLAAWIGGQMTSLQGMALILILLILVATVNFLTEITSNLATTSMILPILAPMALTIGVHPYALMVGATVAASCAFMLPVATPPNAVVFGPGYLRIPDMVRAGIWMNFISIVLVSLAAYFLLPVLWGVDLGQFPDAFRK; encoded by the coding sequence ATGCCGCAGATCAAACAGCTGTCTGTCCGCCACTTCGGGCTGATACTTGGCCCGGCCCTATTTGTCCTGGCGCTACTTTTCTTCCGCCCGGAAGGCCTTTCTCCGCAAGGCAGGGCCGTCCTGGCTTCTACCCTGTGGGTTGCCGTTTGGTGGATCACCGAGGCCATCCCGATCCCGGTGACGGCATTGCTGCCCATCGTCCTCTTCCCCCTGGCAGGCGGGCTTAGCCTGAGCAGTACCACCGAGGCCTTCGGGCACCGCATGATCTTTCTCTACCTGGGCGGTTTCATCATTGCCATCGCCATCGAAAAGTGGAACCTGCACAAACGGATCGCCCTGAGCATCATCTACCGCATTGGCTCCAACATGAGCTACATCATCCTGGGCTTCATGATCGCTTCGGCCTTTCTTTCGATGTGGATTTCCAATACCGCCACTGCCGTGATGATGCTGCCCATCGGCATGGCCATCATTTCACAGTTAAAAGAAGACCCCGCCACCTCACAGGAAACAACGGATTACTTCAGCAAGGCGCTCATGCTATCCATTGCCTACAGCGCTTCGATCGGGGGCATCGCCACCCTCATCGGCACCCCGCCTAATCTGGTGCTGGCGGCAGTGGTGCAGGAACTCTACGGGGTGGAGATCACCTTTTCGCAGTGGATCGCCTTCGGGCTGCCTATCTCCACCGTATTGCTGGCTATCTGTTGGTGGTATCTGGTCCGGGTAGCATATCCGATGAAGGAGGTAGCTTATCCGGGAGGGAAAGCGGAGATCAGGAGCCAGCTTAAAGCCCTCGGCGCAGTCTCCTACGAAGAGAAAATGGTGCTGGCCGTATTCCTGTTAACGGCCCTGGCCTGGATCAGCCGTTCCTTTCTGCTGCAAAAGTTCATGCCTGCTCTTGATGACACCATCATCGCTGTGGCCGGCGCCATTGCCTTGTTTCTTATTCCTTCCAGGGCTTTGAAAGGGCAGCAACTGATCGACTGGGAATCGGCTGTTGCCCTTCCCTGGGGCATCATCCTGCTATTTGGCGGCGGGCTGGCCCTGGCGGCGGGCTTTCAGGAAAGCGGCCTGGCCGCCTGGATCGGCGGCCAGATGACCAGCCTGCAGGGCATGGCCCTGATCCTGATCCTGCTCATCCTGGTGGCTACGGTCAACTTCCTGACAGAGATCACCTCCAACCTGGCCACCACTTCTATGATACTCCCTATACTGGCGCCCATGGCGCTGACGATCGGCGTACACCCCTATGCCCTCATGGTAGGCGCCACCGTGGCCGCCTCCTGCGCCTTTATGTTGCCGGTGGCCACGCCGCCCAACGCCGTCGTCTTCGGCCCGGGCTACCTCCGCATTCCGGATATGGTGCGGGCGGGCATCTGGATGAACTTTATCTCCATTGTGCTCGTTAGCCTGGCAGCGTATTTCCTGCTGCCGGTGCTTTGGGGCGTGGACCTCGGGCAGTTCCCGGATGCATTCCGGAAGTGA
- a CDS encoding HAD-IA family hydrolase codes for MDNIQLIIFDLDGTLIDSRFDLADAVNYALDKMGKPLLSYDELPPLLGSGLSHLLQKATKEENPSTLQQARQLFDEYYSRHYADKTRCYPGVKETLSALPHLRKAVYSNKAQAFTEAIIRELGLGPFFGQVMGAQPEKYPLKPDPAGIRIILESMGIAPERAIMVGDSTHDMEAGKAAGLHTCAVTYGYRPAGALKEAKPDCMIGAFAELLELLM; via the coding sequence ATGGACAACATCCAACTCATCATCTTCGACCTGGACGGCACCCTCATCGACTCCCGATTTGACCTGGCCGACGCCGTCAACTACGCTTTGGACAAAATGGGCAAACCGCTGCTCAGCTACGACGAGTTGCCTCCACTTCTGGGCAGTGGCCTGAGCCATCTTCTGCAAAAGGCGACAAAGGAAGAAAATCCATCTACCCTACAACAGGCGCGGCAGTTGTTCGACGAATACTACAGCCGCCATTACGCGGACAAAACCCGCTGCTATCCGGGAGTGAAAGAGACGCTGTCCGCCCTGCCCCATCTTCGAAAAGCGGTCTACAGCAACAAGGCGCAAGCTTTTACCGAGGCCATCATCCGGGAGCTGGGCCTGGGGCCCTTCTTCGGCCAGGTAATGGGCGCTCAACCGGAAAAGTATCCGCTCAAGCCCGATCCTGCCGGCATTCGGATCATTCTCGAAAGCATGGGCATAGCGCCGGAAAGAGCTATAATGGTCGGCGATTCTACCCACGACATGGAAGCCGGCAAAGCCGCCGGCCTGCATACCTGCGCCGTCACTTATGGCTATCGCCCTGCCGGTGCCCTGAAAGAGGCGAAGCCGGATTGTATGATCGGGGCCTTTGCGGAGTTGCTGGAATTGCTTATGTGA
- the glpX gene encoding class II fructose-bisphosphatase, producing the protein MTQQDKLLPNRNLGLELVRATEAAAISAARYMGMGSRERGDKAAAEAMDAFLKTVDMNGIIVIGEGEQEEVPFLYDGQRIGNGEGPELDVAAGPVEGVALLADGRPNSISAIAVAERGSMWNPGHSVYMNKIVVGPDARDAIDIRLSPTQNLHRIAEAIGKKVNELTVFVLDKNRHASLIEEIRQAGARISLHTDGDVMGALMAAVPGTCIDVLMGIGHSTKGVMAAAAVKALGGGMQGMRAPQREDEKRQLRKDGARVQEVLHLDSLVRSGNIFFAATGITQSTFLEGVNFGKEGSLTTHSIVIRSLTGTLRFIKGIHQLESRDSFRKQKDTTPVEAAFEVVK; encoded by the coding sequence ATGACGCAGCAAGACAAACTGTTACCCAACCGCAACCTGGGGCTGGAACTGGTTCGCGCCACCGAAGCCGCTGCTATTTCGGCGGCCCGCTATATGGGCATGGGCAGCAGGGAAAGGGGCGACAAGGCGGCCGCTGAGGCCATGGACGCATTCCTGAAAACGGTCGACATGAACGGCATCATCGTGATTGGAGAAGGAGAACAGGAAGAGGTTCCTTTCCTCTACGATGGCCAGCGCATCGGCAACGGCGAAGGGCCGGAGCTGGACGTAGCTGCAGGGCCGGTGGAAGGCGTGGCCCTACTGGCCGACGGCCGTCCCAACTCCATTTCCGCTATTGCGGTGGCCGAACGAGGCAGTATGTGGAACCCCGGCCATTCCGTCTACATGAACAAGATCGTCGTGGGCCCGGATGCCCGGGACGCCATCGACATCCGGCTTTCCCCCACTCAAAACCTGCACCGCATCGCAGAGGCCATCGGCAAGAAAGTCAATGAACTAACTGTTTTTGTGCTCGATAAAAACCGCCATGCTTCGCTCATCGAGGAGATTCGGCAGGCAGGAGCCCGCATCTCTCTCCATACCGACGGCGATGTGATGGGCGCCCTGATGGCCGCTGTGCCTGGCACCTGCATCGACGTGCTCATGGGCATCGGCCATTCTACAAAAGGCGTCATGGCAGCCGCCGCCGTCAAAGCGCTGGGAGGGGGCATGCAAGGCATGCGGGCCCCACAGCGGGAGGATGAAAAGCGGCAGTTGAGGAAAGATGGCGCCAGGGTACAGGAAGTCCTGCATCTGGATAGCCTCGTCCGGTCCGGCAATATTTTCTTTGCTGCTACCGGCATCACGCAAAGCACCTTTCTGGAAGGTGTTAATTTTGGGAAAGAGGGAAGCCTTACCACCCATAGTATCGTCATTCGCTCCCTGACCGGCACGCTGCGGTTCATTAAGGGCATCCATCAGTTGGAAAGCAGGGATTCTTTCCGTAAGCAAAAGGATACAACTCCGGTGGAGGCAGCTTTTGAGGTAGTGAAGTAG